From a single Aquarana catesbeiana isolate 2022-GZ linkage group LG09, ASM4218655v1, whole genome shotgun sequence genomic region:
- the MARS2 gene encoding LOW QUALITY PROTEIN: methionine--tRNA ligase, mitochondrial (The sequence of the model RefSeq protein was modified relative to this genomic sequence to represent the inferred CDS: inserted 2 bases in 2 codons): MRWLYGRVVGRWCSVRFSRKIGHGGAAGGRLITTPIFYVNAAPHLGHVYSAVLGDTLHRYTGLCGKESRLSTGTDEHGIKVQQAAAALGLNPPELCSRVSQQFRTMFDTMGTSYTDFVRTTEPRHSRAVCHFWKTLEERGYIYKGTYQGWYCTSDEAFLSEEQTTESTNSNGDKIRVSVESGHQVHWMSEENYMFRLSSLRPNLLKWLQTDPIHPAPFXPIVQKWLEEDLPDLSVSRQSNRVSWGXPVPSDPTHTIYVWLDALINYLTVAKYPDPSYSPWGPSTHLLGKDILRFHAVYWPAFLLAAGLPPPAKLLIHSHWTCQGVKMSKSLQNVIDPTECIGLYGRDGLRYFLLRNGSPERDCDFNHNSVRNLLNSALADALGGLLNRSTAPSMNPEQSWPRYQCTSVPISAKDQLETLLGALRGLPQLVDQYMTTFQVHKALEAIDSGVRSSNAFLQSQAPWKLSKGTEEDQAWGRCVLYLTLEALRLYGTLLQPAVPGLAQTILDRLGVGHDYRTLKGNPFFAATRGENCGFQGQKLGPDRGLLYHRLLDQEEHGLNKDQTPH; the protein is encoded by the exons ATGCGGTGGTTGTATGGACGGGTGGTCGGCCGATGGTGCTCGGTGCGCTTCAGCAGGAAGATCGGCCATGGAGGGGCGGCGGGCGGTCGGCTGATCACTACCCCGATCTTCTATGTGAACGCCGCCCCCCACCTGGGACATGTCTACTCCGCCGTGCTGGGGGACACCCTGCACCGGTACACCGGACTGTGCgggaaggagagcaggctgagtaccG GTACTGATGAACATGGCATCAAGGTACAGCAAGCTGCAGCTGCATTGGGTTTGAACCCGCCAGAGCTCTGTTCAAGGGTCTCCCAGCAATTCCGCACAATGTTCGATACGATGGGAACATCCTACACAGATTTTGTTCGTACGACAGAACCTCGCCACTCCCGGGCAGTGTGTCATTTCTGGAAGACGCTGGAGGAACGAGGATACATCTACAAGGGGACATACCAGGGCTGGTACTGTACTTCCGATGAGGCTTTTTTAAGTGAGGAGCAAACGACAGAGAGCACGAACTCCAACGGTGACAAAATACGCGTGTCCGTAGAAAGTGGACATCAG gTACACTGGATGAGTGAAGAGAATTACATGTTCCGTCTATCTTCTCTACGACCTAACCTCCTAAAGTGGCTTCAGACAGACCCTATCCACCCTGCCCCGT CTCCGATAGTGCAGAAGTGGCTGGAAGAGGACCTCCCAGATCTCTCCGTGTCCCGACAGAGCAACCGCGTGTCCTGGG ATCCGGTGCCTTCTGACCCGACTCATACTATTTATGTGTGGCTGGACGCGCTCATCAACTACCTAACCGTGGCCAAATACCCAGATCCCAGTTACTCTCCGTGGGGCCCATCAACGCATCTGCTTGGGAAAGACATTTTGCGCTTCCACGCCGTATACTGGCCGGCCTTTTTGCTAGCTGCCGgtctgccccctcctgcaaagcTCCTCATCCATTCTCATTGGACGTGTCAAGGCGTGAAGATGTCGAAGAGCCTCCAGAACGTGATTGACCCCACCGAATGTATTGGACTTTACGGCAGAGATGGACTCCGCTATTTCCTACTTCGTAACGGTTCCCCCGAACGCGACTGCGACTTCAACCACAATTCTGTCCGTAACCTACTCAACTCTGCTCTCGCCGATGCTCTTGGTGGACTATTGAACCGCTCCACTGCGCCCAGTATGAATCCTGAGCAGTCATGGCCGCGTTACCAGTGCACGAGCGTGCCGATATCGGCCAAAGATCAGTTGGAGACCCTACTTGGAGCTTTACGAGGACTTCCCCAACTAGTAGACCAGTACATGACCACCTTCCAGGTGCACAAAGCCTTGGAGGCAATCGACAGCGGCGTGCGCTCTTCTAATGCGTTCCTCCAAAGTCAGGCTCCATGGAAGCTGTCCAAGGGAACAGAAGAAGACCAGGCATGGGGACGTTGTGTTCTTTACCTCACCCTCGAAGCCTTGAGGCTTTATGGCACCCTCCTGCAGCCTGCGGTTCCTGGCCTGGCCCAGACCATCCTTGATCGGCTTGGTGTTGGCCATGATTATAGAACACTTAAAGGGAACCCTTTCTTTGCAGCGACTCGGGGCGAGAACTGCGGCTTCCAAGGGCAGAAATTAGGCCCCGACCGTGGCCTGCTATATCACAGACTGCTAGATCAAGAAGAACACGGGCTTAACAAAGATCAAACGCCACATTGA